One window from the genome of Saccharomyces mikatae IFO 1815 strain IFO1815 genome assembly, chromosome: 4 encodes:
- the RRP45 gene encoding exosome non-catalytic core subunit RRP45 (similar to Saccharomyces cerevisiae RRP45 (YDR280W); ancestral locus Anc_5.289) → MAKDIEISASESKFILEALRQNYRLDGRSFDQFRDVKITFGKEYGDVSVEMGNTKVHCRISCQIAQPYEDRPFEGLFVISTEISPMAGSQFENGNITGEDEILCSRIIEKSVRRSGALDVEGLCIVAGSKCWAVRADVHFLDCDGGFIDASCIAVMTALMHFKKPDITVHGEQIIVHPVNEREPVPLGILHIPICVTFSFFNPQDTEENIKGETNSEISIIDATLKEELLRDGVLTVTLNKNREVVQVSKAGGLPMDALTLMKCCHEAYAIIEKLTDQILQLLKEDSEKRNKYAAMLTSENARES, encoded by the coding sequence ATGGCAAAAGACATTGAAATATCTGCATCGGAGTCGAAGTTCATCTTAGAAGCTTTGCGACAAAACTATAGGCTAGATGGTCGCTCCTTCGATCAATTTCGCGATGTGAAAATAACATTTGGTAAAGAGTATGGCGATGTCAGCGTGGAGATGGGCAACACCAAAGTTCACTGCCGGATTAGTTGCCAAATAGCACAACCATATGAGGATAGGCCATTTGAAGGGTTATTTGTAATATCGACCGAAATATCTCCTATGGCTGGATctcaatttgaaaatggtaATATTACCGGCGAAGACGAAATTCTATGTTCAAgaataattgaaaaatctgTTAGGCGGTCTGGTGCACTGGACGTGGAAGGTCTTTGTATCGTGGCTGGGAGTAAATGTTGGGCTGTCAGAGCAGATGTACATTTTCTGGATTGTGATGGGGGATTTATTGACGCTTCTTGTATTGCTGTCATGACAGCATTAATGCATTTTAAGAAACCTGATATAACCGTTCATGGTGAGCAAATCATTGTTCATCCTGTTAATGAAAGAGAGCCAGTTCCATTAGGCATACTACACATTCCAATATGTgtaactttttcttttttcaatccTCAGGACACCGAGGAAAACATAAAAGGTGAAACTAACTCAGAAATTTCGATTATTGATGCAacattgaaagaagaactaCTGCGAGATGGTGTCTTGACTGTTACATTAAACAAGAATCGTGAAGTGGTACAAGTGTCCAAAGCGGGTGGTTTACCAATGGATGCTCTGACGTTGATGAAATGTTGCCACGAGGCTTATGCAATCATCGAAAAACTAACTGACCAAATACTTCAGCTTCTAAAGGAAGACTcggaaaaaagaaacaaatatGCGGCCATGCTTACATCTGAAAATGCGCGTGAAAGTTAA